One Callithrix jacchus isolate 240 chromosome 4, calJac240_pri, whole genome shotgun sequence genomic window, AGATCTAAATCTTGAGGGGCATCCTTTGTAAGTTCCCTACTTTGTTCTGTGATCTGGGATTCTCCTGGTCCGtatgttttctcctcttctccaaGGTTAAAAATATGCTCACATTCTCCATTTGTTGGCGTAAGTAATGGGTCACACTTCACAGGCTTCTCTTTCAAATTATTCTGCAGGCAACAATTTTCATCATGGATTTCCCTTTGACCATTTACACGCTTTGCTTCCTCTAGTGGAGAAACATCATGTAAAATCATTTTGAAGTTTTCATCAGGGTGGGCACTTCGACATGAAAGTAGTGGGATTTTCTGTTCGCTAATggaattaacagaaaaaaatggtctATATGGCTCTGTTACATGAATATCTTCAGCAGAAGACAAACTTCTAAATCGTGACTGGTCTCCAGTTAAAATGCCCTGTTTTTCTTCCGTCTCTGCTGGAGGGCTACATAAACCAGAGTCATCCTCCTCCGAAGTGAGAGAATTAGTACCCCATCTGCACTTGCTGGCCTTGGTAACAGTATCTGACATATCAGTAGGTTCAACAAAAGAGCTTTCACTTTTGTTTGCATAATCCATAAAATTGGCAGGAACAAACATTCGCCATGACCGTCTATGCTCTTTCTTTTCTGCATGAGATTTGGCTTTAGGTAATCCTGTGGTTCGGATGATATCACTATTTAGTTTGAGTGCATCAAAGATCATCTTTTCATCTAGTTTGTTAGCTTCCCGACCTCTCAGCTCAAATACACTGGAAGAAGTAAGGGCACCATTAGAGCATAAAGAACTAACATCCAGTGTTCTGTGACTGTAGGGTAAAGTTCGATCTGTAAAATGCCTGGAAGACAGGCTACCTTTTGAACCAGAGTCTATCTGTTCATTTAGTCTAACAGTATCATAGATTGACCGCTGTGGGACGTAGCAGTCTTCGATATTCAGGTCCTCCTCTTCTTCACCTTTCCCTACACACGGGGGATTCTGACGTAAACAGTCTGGTCTGCTGAGTGGCTTCCCCATATTGCAGATAGTTAAAACAAATATTGCAGCTCTTGACAcaggaaataagaaataagataaaGCATCTTTCAAGAAATTATACTTCTGAACAGAGCTACAAAGTGTCTTCAGCATAAAGACACATGCTCCAATATGTCATAATATACATATGAGGTGTTTAAGGTCATCAGCAGTGCATCAGTATAAATGCAACTATCCTTTTACCTGGTTGATTTTAGGATGATTCTAAACAATAAAGTGCATCAATAACAGAGAACAAAAGCTCCTTTGTCCACCtttcccacctcccaaagttcccTTTCACacactccaaaacacagaaaaacacaaacacacacttaaCAGTGGCTCAAACACTCAGAACATTCCATCGTCAGTCCATTTCCCTTTTTAGTCTGATATTTCcagattaaaattttcaaatgagcaagcatttgaaaatgttaaaacagGCTGAATGTTAATTTCGGCAGAGCTCTGGTTAACTGTAATCCACTTAAAGATGGcatgcaaaactccatctttctAGTAAATAAACCATGCTctagaaatttaaaagacaaacacAGGGACCTGGTATTGTTCACATCAAGGCACAGAACAAATCTTCAGAGAAAATAAGTTAAGCCTAACGTTATGAGaaagttacatttttcttttactcttttttttctggaggagTAGCTATAAATAAACTTGATTGAAAAGGCaggttttcttcctgttttaagcTTCTTCAATGCTAGTCAGAACtactcaaaggaagaaaaaaaaagacagactttTAGACACCCAGGGCAGTACAATCCAGCAACCGTTTAAAGTAAACAGAAAGCATGGTGTACTATTAAGCTtcgctcaggaaaaaaaaaaaaaaaaaaaaaaagccatttccaAAGATTCTTATCTGGTCCTCCGTAGGAAGGCTTATTCCACCTGAGGCAAATGCAACAACGACGAGCTCCGCAGCTTCCTTTAAGGCACAGGCAGCGTAATTCCCATTCAGCAGAAAACCCAGGGAGTACGCTAGCCTTTGAAACTGACCAACTTCTGTAGCCGCAATGTGGCCTTCATTTCAGCTGGGGCAGAAGAGAAGGCGGTGGTGGAGGCAGCAGAAAGTGAACTCCGGCCGGGAACTCCGGCGCTGTCCGCGGCTCCTTAGGGCAGCACGGTGCCGGGCAGGCATCCTCTCCAGCCAGGGCGCTTCCTGCAACGCCCTCTCTCTTCAGGCACCATCTGCTGCGTCCCCGGGCCTGCCGGGCGCTCGGGAGCCGCAGCTCTCTCTACCACTTCGGTGCTACGCCCTCCCGTGACTTAACTTCGCAGTCATCTTTCCTCTGACTACTCGCTTCTTCCCGGGAGCCGGCGAGCGGTTTCAGTGGGAGGTACCTCGAAGCCGAGAGGTGGTGACATCAGCGCAAAGCAGGCCGAGTCCGGCGACTGGGGAGGGGGGCAGCTCGGGTTCAAAGACCGCGGAAACCCGGCCGACTACTTCAAAATGGGAAGGGATCCTTGGGCTTGTGGAGCCAGAACCTGGCACAGGGAGATCcactaagaaattattttgtgAAGGTCCAGAGACCTCACTCATTTGAATAGTAAATGGGAAAGGAGGAGGGGGGCTACATAGGTCCCTATCTTTCAGTTGAAACCACGCTTTTACACTGAAGAATCTGATGTTTCAGCAGTATCTGTGATGCAAAGTGCAGATCACTTGGAAGTAGAAAGTGTTCTGCAGTTCCCGTTTGAAGCCCAAGTTCAAATCtaactgttttccagagtaaaAGTATTCCTACCAGCAAGAGGCTCTCAGCACTGCTGACATGAATATTAGTAGTTACTAATAACCATGCAGTACTCTTGAGGTTAACACAAGGCCCAAGGGCACTCACTGACTCCAGGCATTTAATAAACAAAATCACCTCCACAGATTTTTATCTATGGAACAacctttttaaaatgctgtttgaaaataaattcagCAAGCCAACTCTTTGTCTTTGTAGGAAaattaatagttttatttaaatacaatctaaacattctctattttacaaaataaacatcAGAGTATCACACACAGTTACAAATGAAGGTAAGTGGTCTGTCTTCAATCTCACAAAATAATCATTTGAATATTAACAAAAATGTGCTCTCTCCAAATAAAGAAGGCAGTTTTAGTAAAAACAACTTTATACTTTTTTgataattttacagaaaagatgCGGGAGGAAACTTTTGTGCCTTTAATGAGAAAACATCTCAATATTAATTCTACAAACCTAAGAGTtaaatctttttcaaaaaaaaatcttttcataatTAAAACTCTTTATTGGTAACTCAATCATTCAACAATTATTAGATTATTAGATGCAACTCAGTATGTGGCCATCATTAAGTTGACTGTATATGactgtaaagaaaaagagagacttcAAAATATCCATCAACATCTCTATATCAATGCCCATTTTTCATGTTCAAGACGTGAAATATTTCAACAAGCACCTGATTCTGTGGTGTTCAAGCACACAGGTTGTAATGAGGCattgataagagaaagaaaaatgtgccgggcgcggtggctcaagcctgtaatcccagcactttgggatgctgaggcgggtggatcacgaggtcaacagatggagatcatcctggtcaacatggtgaaacccggtctctactaaaaatacaaaaaattagctgggcacagtggcgtgtgcctgtaatcccagctactcaggaggctgaggcaggagtattgcctgaacccaggaggcggaggttgcggtgagccgagatcacgctattgcgctccagcctgggtaacaagagcgaaactccgtctcaaaaaaaaaggaaaaaaaaaaaaaaagagagaaagaaaaatgttctcaTAGTTACCATCCTTGAACAGTGGATTGGGCGCTAGGCTGAGAAATAGTAGAGACCAAGAGTTTTACTCCCAACTGCAGCTCTCTTGATAAGTAAGCCTAGAAAACTACTTCCTCATGGCAATATGAATAATAAAGTTCCCTTGAAATCTGTATGAGTGCCTTTCTCTAAACACTCTAAAATCCTCACAGAACTTTTCATAATAAAGAATGGCTCTAATTCAGTCCACCTTAAGACTCTAACTCTGAATCATTAGCACAATATTATTCTAGGCTTATGAAATGCTAAGAGGAGCAACACATAACCTCACATTTGAGGTGGgcagtacatttttaaaactgcacagataattcattcataaattaaatggttaaaaaaaatagtgctcACTGTCTGCCAAACAACATGGTTTGCACTGGAAAAATGATGGTGTGAAGACACAGCCACCACTGTCCTTCTACCACTTACACTAGAGTGGGAATGTGAATGAGAAAATGGTTGTGTCCGTTTGGAAGTAAACAGTGCTATGGGAAAATATTCCCTAGTTAATTATGTTCAAGTatgtatcatttatttaataactgttccttttttattgaactgatttttatttatattctgatTCAGGTTAAAATTTGTACTgttaacattaaattaaaatgtgtgaCAATAATTTACATATATCTTTCTTACTTGAAATCACATTCCAAAGTCTTTTATCTGGATAACATGTAAGAGCTCACATATAGAGAGCAGAACCAGactggtttatttttttccccaaaaaattgGTTTAGACGGCTACTATAAATGTTACAGTCTCTAATGTTAATAAAATCAAGATACATTACACCATGTTAAATATTAATCACAACATCCCATccctcacattttcttttttttggagacagggtcctgctctgttgcccaggctgaaatgcagtggtgtgatcacagctcactgcagccttgacctgaaAATAGGCAACACTATTATTTCATAATACAGAAATCATAATGCTGTTTTCAAAATGTAGCTTTACTTACTTTATGCAGCCTATTAGATATAATCCAGCTAAACTATCTACTAAAGCAGATGATTTCAGAAAAGTACAACTAATAACTGAATTGTAAGCAAAAcaattacattttctcattttatattcctaaagtttaattaaatcttttaaaagaaaagtccCTGAAAAATGTTCCCACTAAGTGCAACAATGAAAATTTTAtcattcacatttattatttctagatTTACTCATAGAAAAGAGCAATTTTATCAGCTGAAACAGAGTTTTTGGGGTTGAAGGATTGGAGGTTAAGTTCAATGTGCAGTAAGTGAAGAATGTCTGTAAGTAAATGCACTGTTATCCATGAATAACTCTTGGCCTGATAGCTCTTGAAATCAGGATTAGAAGTCAAACATGGATATGTGGTTGGCTACAAGTACAAAAACGGTCAGTAAGAGCAACAAttgttctttctaaaataaataagccaTTAGCAAATGAAAACTGAAAGCATACTATGTTTTTCGTTTCAAACTATTAAATTTCTTTACATAAATGGCTAAAGGTTTCCAAAGATAGGCATCAAATGAATATGCAATAACTATTTATTTCATggaaatatagtttatatatttagaagaaagtAGAATATTCTGACCCCACCACAAAATAAACCAATTTAGAAACACTTAAGAGATTCACTGACTGATCTTGACAGGAGTTTATCATGATGTGAACCTTAATTATTCTCTTTCATGAGCACTTGCTGTTCTTCCTGTAAGTTACTACAATGGTAAGACTATGCCTTTCCCATATCTTCAGTGAGGTTTTCTGGTGACAGTGAAAAAAACTTCTATGTAACAGGcgatgattttatatatatatatatatatatcttattaactgatctctctctctctctctctctctctctatatatatatatatatataaaatttctctctctatatatataaaatttcac contains:
- the LOC144582157 gene encoding uncharacterized protein LOC144582157 gives rise to the protein MGKPLSRPDCLRQNPPCVGKGEEEEDLNIEDCYVPQRSIYDTVRLNEQIDSGSKGSLSSRHFTDRTLPYSHRTLDVSSLCSNGALTSSSVFELRGREANKLDEKMIFDALKLNSDIIRTTGLPKAKSHAEKKEHRRSWRMFVPANFMDYANKSESSFVEPTDMSDTVTKASKCRWGTNSLTSEEDDSGLCSPPAETEEKQGILTGDQSRFRSLSSAEDIHVTEPYRPFFSVNSISEQKIPLLSCRSAHPDENFKMILHDVSPLEEAKRVNGQREIHDENCCLQNNLKEKPVKCDPLLTPTNGECEHIFNLGEEEKTYGPGESQITEQSRELTKDAPQDLDLSHTDLGESDVDCGSTRVVENVTLLTQYDSGESNIASKEEVEAPLSPQEREMLRMKYSLKFIAARKKAAPRKTGAQAGILDTVYNGFQLVQVIHGNVKLCSVKSLRFC